A single region of the Brassica rapa cultivar Chiifu-401-42 chromosome A03, CAAS_Brap_v3.01, whole genome shotgun sequence genome encodes:
- the LOC103861331 gene encoding ACT domain-containing protein ACR7, producing the protein MELSDCSNEYEKLVVRMNMPRVVIDNGVCPTSTVVKIDSARSPGILLESVQLLTDMNLWIRKAYISSDGKWNMDVFHVSDLNGNKLTDENLIRYIEKSIETSHYCNSEGYTGLTALELTGTDRVGLLSEVFAVLADLHCDVVEAKAWTHNGRIASMIYVRDGNSGTPIDGDSDRVQRIEGQLHNLLKADDGYQNDTRTCVTYGGNTHMERRLHQRMFMDRDYEKKFDFETSPVVSVQNLEKRGYSVVNLQCKDRLKLLFDVVCTLTDMAYIVFHAAIRTVGETAFLEFYVRHSDGNPVNSEPERQRLIQCLQAAIERRTVKGVRLELCTTDRPGLLAEVTRVLRENGLNIARAKISTKEGIARNMFYVTDANGNLIDPEIIKSIREKIGIDDISVKESFPLSCREAVEKEEQKQEQQHHQARIGGGAVLLSLGSLVMRNLYQLVLVKSYF; encoded by the exons ATGGAGTTATCCGATTGCTCTAATGAATATGAGAAGCTCGTTGTACGGATGAACATGCCcag GGTCGTGATTGACAATGGAGTTTGCCCTACTTCAACTGTCGTCAAG ATTGATAGCGCAAGAAGTCCAGGGATATTGCTTGAATCTGTACAGCTTCTCACCGATATGAATCTCTGGATTAGGAAAGCTTACATTTCCTCTGACGGAAAATGGAACATGGATG TTTTTCATGTCAGCGATCTTAATGGAAACAAATTAACTGATGAGAACCTAATCCGTTACATTGAAAAG TCGATCGAGACGTCTCATTACTGTAACAGCGAAGGGTACACCGGTTTAACCGCTCTAGAGTTAACCGGAACAGACAGAGTTGGTTTACTCTCAGAGGTTTTCGCTGTTCTAGCCGATCTTCATTGTGATGTTGTTGAGGCTAAGGCATGGACGCATAACGGTAGGATTGCCTCGATGATCTACGTTAGAGACGGTAACTCCGGGACTCCCATCGACGGAGATTCCGACCGTGTCCAACGGATAGAAGGGCAGTTACATAATTTACTAAAAGCAGACGATGGTTACCAAAATGATACGAGGACATGCGTTACGTATGGTGGCAATACTCATATGGAGAGGAGGTTGCATCAGAGGATGTTCATGGACCGTGACTACGAGAAGAAGTTTGATTTCGAGACATCTCCGGTCGTTTCCGTACAAAATCTTGAGAAACGTGGTTACTCGGTCGTGAACTTGCAGTGCAAGGATCGGTTGAAGCTTTTGTTTGACGTTGTTTGCACGTTAACGGACATGGCTTACATTGTGTTCCACGCCGCGATTCGAACGGTTGGAGAAACGGCATTTTTGGAATTTTATGTGAGGCATAGTGATGGAAACCCGGTTAATTCAGAACCGGAGAGACAACGTTTGATCCAATGTCTCCAAGCTGCGATTGAAAGAAGAACTGTTAAG GGTGTGAGATTGGAGCTATGCACTACAGATAGACCTGGATTGTTGGCAGAAGTAACACGAGTATTGAGGGAGAACGGATTAAACATTGCTAGAGCCAAGATATCGACTAAAGAAGGTATAGCAAGGAATATGTTCTATGTGACAGATGCAAATGGTAACCTTATAGATCCGGAGATAATCAAATCGATTAGAGAGAAGATTGGAATCGATGATATAAGTGTTAAAGAATCATTCCCGCTTAGTTGCCGAGAAGCAGTTGAGAAGGAAGAACAAAAACAAGAGCAGCAACATCACCAAGCACGCATTGGAGGAGGGGCAGTATTATTATCACTTGGGAGTCTAGTTATGAGAAATCTATACCAATTGGTTTTGGTCAAATCATATTTTTAG